The proteins below are encoded in one region of Anoplopoma fimbria isolate UVic2021 breed Golden Eagle Sablefish chromosome 19, Afim_UVic_2022, whole genome shotgun sequence:
- the LOC129108383 gene encoding CD81 antigen-like, which translates to MVVAGCTKCIKYMLFFFNFIFWLAGGVILGVALWLRHDSQTSNLLILQFEGHQAPGTFYISVYILIAVGAVMMLVGFLGCYGAIQESQCLLGTFFFFLVILFACEVAAAMWGFMNRDTISKELINFYDAAYIKAVDVSGSPSKDSAIKVLDVFHTTLDCCGKGDDTALFKQVAGTLCPRKTPEDFLKSQSCHYKLIELFSEKLYLIGLAALVVAVIMIFEMIFTMVLCCGIRNSPGVY; encoded by the exons ATGGTTGTGGCGGGCTGCACGAAATGcataaaatatatgttatttttctttaattttattttctgg CTGGCCGGAGGTGTGATCTTAGGAGTGGCCCTGTGGCTCCGCCATGACAGTCAAACCAGcaacctcctcatcctccagtTTGAAGGCCACCAGGCACCGGGCACCTTCTACATCA GTGTGTACATACTGATAGCTGTTGGGGCTGTGATGATGCTTGTTGGCTTCCTCGGTTGTTACGGCGCCATTCAAGAATCTCAGTGCCTGTTGGGGACA ttcttcttcttcttggtgaTTCTCTTTGCTTGTGAAGTGGCTGCAGCAATGTGGGGTTTCATGAACAGGGACACG ATTTCCAAAGAACTGATCAACTTCTACGACGCGGCCTACATCAAAGCTGTGGACGTCTCAGGGTCTCCCAGCAAAGACTCTGCCATCAAGGTGCTGGATGTTTTCCACACTACG CTGGACTGCTGCGGTAAAGGAGACGACACGGCTCTCTTCAAACAAGTCGCCGGCACCTTGTGTCCCAGAAAGACTCCAGAAGATTTTCTGAAATCTCAG AGCTGTCACTATAAACTGATCGAGCTGTTCTCGGAGAAGCTCTACCTGATTGGTCTGGCTGCTCTAGTGGTTGCTGTCATCATG ATCTTCGAGATGATCTTCACCATGGTGCTCTGTTGTGGCATCCGTAACAGCCCTGGAGTATACTAG
- the kcnc1b gene encoding potassium voltage-gated channel subfamily C member 1b isoform X2, with product MGLSDDKDRIVINVGGIRHQTYRSTLRTLPGTRLSWLAEPDAPNHFDYDAKIQEFFFDRHPGVFAHILNYYRTGKLHCPADVCGPLYEEELAFWGIDETDVEPCCWMTYRQHREAEEALDSFGGGGLLDLGSDDVEPDLDHATEDDVDEMTRRLAQGDTHDARSGSLWSRWQKHVWALFEDPYSSKYARWVALASLFFILVSITTFCLETHEAFNPIINRTETEVVNNVTIVHTYQETETALYLTYIEGVCVVWFTFEFLMRITFCPNKCDFIRNALNIIDFVAILPFYLEVGLSGLSSKAAKDVLGFLRVVRFVRILRIFKLTRHFVGLRVLGHTLRASTNEFLLLIIFLALGVLIFATMIYYAERIGANPNDPRASEHTQFKNIPIGFWWAVVTMTTLGYGDMYPQTTSGMLVGALCALAGVLTIAMPVPVIVNNFGMYYSLAMAKQKLPKKKNRHIPRAPQPGSPNFCKSSISSQHPSPIPHDDVFEIKFQDSKLNGEAANAALANEDCPHIDQAISPEEIFSPSERERPCFLVTTSERPNHTGGRVRRETQRQHRSRQPTESVCVMNHGVPTTMCMTHNGPSPT from the exons ATGGGCCTGAGCGACGACAAGGATCGCATTGTGATAAACGTGGGAGGGATCAGACACCAGACGTACCGCAGCACCCTGCGCACCCTGCCCGGCACCCGGCTGTCCTGGCTGGCAGAGCCTGATGCGCCCAATCACTTTGACTATGACGCCAAGATCCAGGAGTTTTTCTTCGACCGCCACCCTGGCGTGTTTGCACATATCCTTAACTACTACAGGACAGGTAAACTGCACTGCCCGGCCGATGTCTGCGGGCCTCTGTACGAGGAGGAACTGGCCTTCTGGGGCATCGATGAGACAGACGTGGAGCCGTGCTGCTGGATGACCTATCGCCAGCACCGGGAGGCAGAGGAGGCCCTTGATAGCTTCGGAGGGGGGGGCTTGTTAGACCTGGGGAGCGACGACGTGGAGCCAGACCTGGATCACGCCACCGAGGATGATGTGGATGAGATGACAAGGAGGCTGGCGCAGGGAGACACTCACGATGCCAGGAGTGGAAGCCTGTGGAGCAGGTGGCAGAAACACGTCTGGGCTCTGTTTGAGGACCCTTACTCCTCTAAATATGCAAGG TGGGTGGCTCTGGCCTCGCTGTTCTTTATTCTGGTGTCCATCACCACTTTCTGCTTGGAGACCCACGAGGCCTTCAACCCCATCATCAACCGCACTGAGACGGAGGTGGTGAACAACGTCACAATTGTGCACACCTACCAGGAGACCGAGACTGCGCTCTACCTCACTTACATCGAAGGCGTTTGTGTGGTGTGGTTCACTTTTGAATTTCTGATGCGAATAACTTTCTGCCCGAATAAATGTGACTTCATCCGGAACGCCCTGAACATCATCGACTTTGTGGCCATCCTGCCCTTCTACCTGGAGGTCGGCCTCAGCGGGCTCTCCTCCAAGGCGGCCAAGGACGTGTTAGGTTTCCTGCGAGTCGTCCGCTTTGTTCGGATCCTTCGTATCTTCAAGCTGACCCGTCACTTTGTGGGGCTGAGGGTGCTGGGCCACACGTTGAGGGCCAGCACCAACGAGTTCCTGctcctcatcatcttcctcGCCCTCGGTGTCCTCATCTTTGCCACTATGATCTACTACGCTGAAAGGATTGGAGCTAACCCCAACGACCCTCGAGCCAGTGAGCACACACAATTCAAGAACATCCCGATCGGATTCTGGTGGGCTGTGGTGACCATGACGACCCTCGGCTACGGAGACATGTACCCTCAGACGACCTCTGGTATGCTGGTCGGAGCCCTGTGCGCCCTGGCGGGTGTGCTGACCATCGCCATGCCCGTCCCTGTGATTGTCAACAACTTTGGAATGTATTACTCCCTGGCGATGGCAAAACAGAAACTACCAAAGAAAAAGAATCGGCATATCCCACGGGCACCCCAACCAGGTTCTCCAAACTTCTGTAAGTCAAGCATCAGCTCCCAACATCCGAGCCCCATACCCCATGACGACGTTTTCGAGATAAAGTTTCAAG ATTCCAAGTTGAACGGTGAGGCAGCAAACGCAGCGCTGGCCAACGAAGATTGTCCTCATATAGACCAGGCCATATCTCCAGAGGAAATCTTCAGCCCCAGCGAGAGAGAGCGGCCCTGCTTCCTGGTCACCACTTCTGAACGCCCCAACCACACAGGGGGCAGAGTGAGGAGGG aGACCCAGCGACAGCACCGGAGCAGACAACCAACAGAGTCAGTTTGTGTTATGAACCATGGTGTCCCAACCACTATGTGTATGACCCATAATGGCCCATCACCCACCTGA
- the kcnc1b gene encoding potassium voltage-gated channel subfamily C member 1b isoform X1 has product MGLSDDKDRIVINVGGIRHQTYRSTLRTLPGTRLSWLAEPDAPNHFDYDAKIQEFFFDRHPGVFAHILNYYRTGKLHCPADVCGPLYEEELAFWGIDETDVEPCCWMTYRQHREAEEALDSFGGGGLLDLGSDDVEPDLDHATEDDVDEMTRRLAQGDTHDARSGSLWSRWQKHVWALFEDPYSSKYARWVALASLFFILVSITTFCLETHEAFNPIINRTETEVVNNVTIVHTYQETETALYLTYIEGVCVVWFTFEFLMRITFCPNKCDFIRNALNIIDFVAILPFYLEVGLSGLSSKAAKDVLGFLRVVRFVRILRIFKLTRHFVGLRVLGHTLRASTNEFLLLIIFLALGVLIFATMIYYAERIGANPNDPRASEHTQFKNIPIGFWWAVVTMTTLGYGDMYPQTTSGMLVGALCALAGVLTIAMPVPVIVNNFGMYYSLAMAKQKLPKKKNRHIPRAPQPGSPNFCKSSISSQHPSPIPHDDVFEIKFQDSKLNGEAANAALANEDCPHIDQAISPEEIFSPSERERPCFLVTTSERPNHTGGRVRRGYEKPWSLNSMSGMSGDASGVSSVSALPCSPPCLMQHSHSPIPSIM; this is encoded by the exons ATGGGCCTGAGCGACGACAAGGATCGCATTGTGATAAACGTGGGAGGGATCAGACACCAGACGTACCGCAGCACCCTGCGCACCCTGCCCGGCACCCGGCTGTCCTGGCTGGCAGAGCCTGATGCGCCCAATCACTTTGACTATGACGCCAAGATCCAGGAGTTTTTCTTCGACCGCCACCCTGGCGTGTTTGCACATATCCTTAACTACTACAGGACAGGTAAACTGCACTGCCCGGCCGATGTCTGCGGGCCTCTGTACGAGGAGGAACTGGCCTTCTGGGGCATCGATGAGACAGACGTGGAGCCGTGCTGCTGGATGACCTATCGCCAGCACCGGGAGGCAGAGGAGGCCCTTGATAGCTTCGGAGGGGGGGGCTTGTTAGACCTGGGGAGCGACGACGTGGAGCCAGACCTGGATCACGCCACCGAGGATGATGTGGATGAGATGACAAGGAGGCTGGCGCAGGGAGACACTCACGATGCCAGGAGTGGAAGCCTGTGGAGCAGGTGGCAGAAACACGTCTGGGCTCTGTTTGAGGACCCTTACTCCTCTAAATATGCAAGG TGGGTGGCTCTGGCCTCGCTGTTCTTTATTCTGGTGTCCATCACCACTTTCTGCTTGGAGACCCACGAGGCCTTCAACCCCATCATCAACCGCACTGAGACGGAGGTGGTGAACAACGTCACAATTGTGCACACCTACCAGGAGACCGAGACTGCGCTCTACCTCACTTACATCGAAGGCGTTTGTGTGGTGTGGTTCACTTTTGAATTTCTGATGCGAATAACTTTCTGCCCGAATAAATGTGACTTCATCCGGAACGCCCTGAACATCATCGACTTTGTGGCCATCCTGCCCTTCTACCTGGAGGTCGGCCTCAGCGGGCTCTCCTCCAAGGCGGCCAAGGACGTGTTAGGTTTCCTGCGAGTCGTCCGCTTTGTTCGGATCCTTCGTATCTTCAAGCTGACCCGTCACTTTGTGGGGCTGAGGGTGCTGGGCCACACGTTGAGGGCCAGCACCAACGAGTTCCTGctcctcatcatcttcctcGCCCTCGGTGTCCTCATCTTTGCCACTATGATCTACTACGCTGAAAGGATTGGAGCTAACCCCAACGACCCTCGAGCCAGTGAGCACACACAATTCAAGAACATCCCGATCGGATTCTGGTGGGCTGTGGTGACCATGACGACCCTCGGCTACGGAGACATGTACCCTCAGACGACCTCTGGTATGCTGGTCGGAGCCCTGTGCGCCCTGGCGGGTGTGCTGACCATCGCCATGCCCGTCCCTGTGATTGTCAACAACTTTGGAATGTATTACTCCCTGGCGATGGCAAAACAGAAACTACCAAAGAAAAAGAATCGGCATATCCCACGGGCACCCCAACCAGGTTCTCCAAACTTCTGTAAGTCAAGCATCAGCTCCCAACATCCGAGCCCCATACCCCATGACGACGTTTTCGAGATAAAGTTTCAAG ATTCCAAGTTGAACGGTGAGGCAGCAAACGCAGCGCTGGCCAACGAAGATTGTCCTCATATAGACCAGGCCATATCTCCAGAGGAAATCTTCAGCCCCAGCGAGAGAGAGCGGCCCTGCTTCCTGGTCACCACTTCTGAACGCCCCAACCACACAGGGGGCAGAGTGAGGAGGG GTTATGAAAAGCCTTGGAGCCTTAACAGCATGTCTGGCATGAGCGGGGATGCCTCTggagtgtcctcagtgtccgcCCTGCCCTGCAGCCCACCTTGTCTAATGCAGCACTCACATTCGCCCATCCCATCCATTATGTAG
- the kcnc1b gene encoding potassium voltage-gated channel subfamily C member 1b isoform X3: protein MGLSDDKDRIVINVGGIRHQTYRSTLRTLPGTRLSWLAEPDAPNHFDYDAKIQEFFFDRHPGVFAHILNYYRTGKLHCPADVCGPLYEEELAFWGIDETDVEPCCWMTYRQHREAEEALDSFGGGGLLDLGSDDVEPDLDHATEDDVDEMTRRLAQGDTHDARSGSLWSRWQKHVWALFEDPYSSKYARWVALASLFFILVSITTFCLETHEAFNPIINRTETEVVNNVTIVHTYQETETALYLTYIEGVCVVWFTFEFLMRITFCPNKCDFIRNALNIIDFVAILPFYLEVGLSGLSSKAAKDVLGFLRVVRFVRILRIFKLTRHFVGLRVLGHTLRASTNEFLLLIIFLALGVLIFATMIYYAERIGANPNDPRASEHTQFKNIPIGFWWAVVTMTTLGYGDMYPQTTSGMLVGALCALAGVLTIAMPVPVIVNNFGMYYSLAMAKQKLPKKKNRHIPRAPQPGSPNFCKSSISSQHPSPIPHDDNVLCFSTEGYEKPWSLNSMSGMSGDASGVSSVSALPCSPPCLMQHSHSPIPSIM from the exons ATGGGCCTGAGCGACGACAAGGATCGCATTGTGATAAACGTGGGAGGGATCAGACACCAGACGTACCGCAGCACCCTGCGCACCCTGCCCGGCACCCGGCTGTCCTGGCTGGCAGAGCCTGATGCGCCCAATCACTTTGACTATGACGCCAAGATCCAGGAGTTTTTCTTCGACCGCCACCCTGGCGTGTTTGCACATATCCTTAACTACTACAGGACAGGTAAACTGCACTGCCCGGCCGATGTCTGCGGGCCTCTGTACGAGGAGGAACTGGCCTTCTGGGGCATCGATGAGACAGACGTGGAGCCGTGCTGCTGGATGACCTATCGCCAGCACCGGGAGGCAGAGGAGGCCCTTGATAGCTTCGGAGGGGGGGGCTTGTTAGACCTGGGGAGCGACGACGTGGAGCCAGACCTGGATCACGCCACCGAGGATGATGTGGATGAGATGACAAGGAGGCTGGCGCAGGGAGACACTCACGATGCCAGGAGTGGAAGCCTGTGGAGCAGGTGGCAGAAACACGTCTGGGCTCTGTTTGAGGACCCTTACTCCTCTAAATATGCAAGG TGGGTGGCTCTGGCCTCGCTGTTCTTTATTCTGGTGTCCATCACCACTTTCTGCTTGGAGACCCACGAGGCCTTCAACCCCATCATCAACCGCACTGAGACGGAGGTGGTGAACAACGTCACAATTGTGCACACCTACCAGGAGACCGAGACTGCGCTCTACCTCACTTACATCGAAGGCGTTTGTGTGGTGTGGTTCACTTTTGAATTTCTGATGCGAATAACTTTCTGCCCGAATAAATGTGACTTCATCCGGAACGCCCTGAACATCATCGACTTTGTGGCCATCCTGCCCTTCTACCTGGAGGTCGGCCTCAGCGGGCTCTCCTCCAAGGCGGCCAAGGACGTGTTAGGTTTCCTGCGAGTCGTCCGCTTTGTTCGGATCCTTCGTATCTTCAAGCTGACCCGTCACTTTGTGGGGCTGAGGGTGCTGGGCCACACGTTGAGGGCCAGCACCAACGAGTTCCTGctcctcatcatcttcctcGCCCTCGGTGTCCTCATCTTTGCCACTATGATCTACTACGCTGAAAGGATTGGAGCTAACCCCAACGACCCTCGAGCCAGTGAGCACACACAATTCAAGAACATCCCGATCGGATTCTGGTGGGCTGTGGTGACCATGACGACCCTCGGCTACGGAGACATGTACCCTCAGACGACCTCTGGTATGCTGGTCGGAGCCCTGTGCGCCCTGGCGGGTGTGCTGACCATCGCCATGCCCGTCCCTGTGATTGTCAACAACTTTGGAATGTATTACTCCCTGGCGATGGCAAAACAGAAACTACCAAAGAAAAAGAATCGGCATATCCCACGGGCACCCCAACCAGGTTCTCCAAACTTCTGTAAGTCAAGCATCAGCTCCCAACATCCGAGCCCCATACCCCATGACGAC AACGTTCTCTGTTTTTCAACTGAAGGTTATGAAAAGCCTTGGAGCCTTAACAGCATGTCTGGCATGAGCGGGGATGCCTCTggagtgtcctcagtgtccgcCCTGCCCTGCAGCCCACCTTGTCTAATGCAGCACTCACATTCGCCCATCCCATCCATTATGTAG
- the LOC129107858 gene encoding LOW QUALITY PROTEIN: secretion-regulating guanine nucleotide exchange factor-like (The sequence of the model RefSeq protein was modified relative to this genomic sequence to represent the inferred CDS: inserted 2 bases in 1 codon): MPQSYRKVTHGNEPADWVLFTLLGSPVEDVSQPGLTXVSVLQEAVTALSGGGGHTAAVTENGEVFVCGQNHRGQLGLGHNADVSTLQLCPSLNQRVTKVACGWDFTLLLNDCGRVLACGSNAYGQLGVGQNITHSADLLVIESLEEPVVSVAAGLRHSLAATDSGCVYQWGIGLFSHARRALSPRPVPSHLSSTVPSLVPGLDKKTTHKVTAGSAHCVCLTGDGDLFLWGSNKRGQLTATEPFLSSPTLVKRSLLGKEKVINVWSGWTHIVAQTESGRVFTWGRGDYGQLGRQASTSQNSKWPSTDPSADVGNQEACLPAEVKVLRGATQIACGSEHNLAIVGGCLLSWGWNEHGMCGDGSQSDVCQPQLVSGLRPVLIGCGAGHSIAMCAATTDLRQNSATTPTH, from the exons ATGCCGCAAAGTTACCGCAAAGTGACTCATGGAAACGAGCCGGCGGACTGGGTTTTGTTTACACTCTTGG GGTCACCTGTGGAGGACGTGTCTCAGCCCGGGCTGAC GGTTTCTGTTCTGCAGGAGGCCGTGACGGCGCTCAGCGGCGGCGGGGGTCACACGGCGGCCGTCACAG AAAATGGAGAGGTGTTTGTGTGCGGACAGAATCACAGAGGCCAGCTGGGACTTGGCCACAATGCAGACGTCTCAACTCTTCAACTCTGCCCCAGTCTGAATCAGAGGGTCACAAAAGTAGCCTGTGGTTGGGATTTTACTCTTCTGCTCAACG ATTGTGGTCGAGTACTAGCATGTGGATCAAATGCTTATGGACAACTAGGTGTTGGacaaaacatcacacactcTGCAGATCTACTGGTCATTGAG AGTCTGGAGGAGCCAGTGGTGAGTGTAGCAGCAGGACTCAGACATTCGCTAGCTGCTACTG aCTCAGGCTGTGTATATCAGTGGGGTATTGGTCTTTTCAGTCATGCTAGGAGAGCACTCAGTCCACGTCCTGTCCCTTCACACCTCAGCTCTACGGTGCCCTCTCTGGTACCAG GTCTGGATAAGAAGACCACACACAAGGTGACTGCAGGCTCAGCGCACTGTGTGTGCCTTACAG GAGACGGGGATTTGTTTCTGTGGGGAAGCAACAAGCGTGGCCAGCTGACTGCTACAGAGCCCTTCCTGTCCTCTCCAACTCTTGTGAAGCGCTCACTGCTGGGAAAAGAGAAAGTTATCAATGTGTGGAGCGGCTGGACGCACATTGTTGCTCAAACAG AGAGTGGGAGAGTGTTTACATGGGGCAGAGGAGATTATGGGCAACTGGGCCGACAAGCATCGACCAGTCAGAACTCAAAGTGGCCATCGACTGATCCCTCAGCAGACGTTGGAAACCAGGAAGCTTGCCTCCCTGCAGAAGTTAAAGTCCTCCGTGGAGCGACACAG ATTGCATGCGGATCTGAACATAACCTCGCTATTGTAG GCGGGTGTCTCCTCTCCTGGGGCTGGAACGAACACGGGATGTGTGGAGACGGTTCACAGAGCGACGTCTGTCAGCCACAGCTCGTTTCTGGTCTCAGACCCGTTCTCATTGGCTGTGGAGCTGGACACTCTATAGCAATGTGCGCTGCGACGACCGACTTAAGACAAAACTCTGCAACGACTCCTACTCACTGA
- the tph1a gene encoding tryptophan 5-hydroxylase 1a produces the protein MYSNKNEGPRRGRSFDSINIGYEEKLLNNEINKSTFTKIEENTEKKNTSEKGKATIIFSLKNEVGGLVKALKLFQENHVNLVHIESRKSKRRNSEFEIFVDCDSNHEQLNEIIQLLRKHVNVVDMEPPDNSCLDEEDMYNVPWFPKKISDLDKCANRVLMYGSELDADHPGFKDNVYRKRRKYFADLAMAYKHGDPIPRIEFTEEEVKTWGVVYRELNKLYPTHACREYLKNLPLLSKYCEFREDNIPQLEDVSRFLKERSGFTIRPVAGYLSPRDFLAGLAFRVFHCTQYVRHSSDPLYTPEPDTCHELLGHVPLLAEPSFAQFSQEIGLASLGASDDSVQKLATCYFFTVEFGLCKQEGQLRAYGAGLLSSISELKHALSGNARIMPFDPKVTSKQECIITTFQDVYFVSDSFEEAKVKMREFAKTIKRPFTVRYNPYTQSVDVLKDTPSINSVVEELRHELDIVGDALSRLNKQLGI, from the exons ATAAACAAATCAACCTTCACAAAAAttgaagaaaacactgaaaagaaGAATACATCAGAGAAAGGGAAAGCGACAATCATCTTTTCTCTCAAGAATGAAGTGGGAGGACTAGTTAAGGCGCTCAAACTCTTCCAG GAAAACCATGTCAACCTTGTACACATAGAGTCCAGAAAATCCAAACGACGCAACTCTGAGTTTGAAATTTTTGTGGACTGCGACAGCAACCACGAACAACTGAATGAAATAATCCAGCTGCTCAGAAAGCATGTGAACGTGGTGGATATGGAGCCTCCAGATAACTCCTGTCTCGATGAGGAAG atATGTATAATGTACCTTGGTTCCCAAAGAAGATTTCAGACTTGGACAAGTGTGCTAACCGTGTCCTGATGTATGGCTCTGAGTTGGATGCTGATCATCCG GGTTTCAAAGACAACGTCTACCGCAAAAGGCGAAAGTACTTTGCTGATCTCGCGATGGCCTACAAACA TGGGGATCCCATTCCTCGTATTGAGttcacagaggaggaagtgaagacCTGGGGAGTTGTGTACAGAGAGCTCAACAAGTTGTACCCGACCCACGCCTGCCGGGAATACTTGAAGAACCTGCCACTGCTGTCCAAATACTGTGAATTTCGGGAGGACAACATCCCTCAGCTGGAAGACGTGTCACGCTTCCTCAAGg AACGCAGTGGATTCACCATCAGGCCTGTGGCTGGTTATCTGTCCCCTCGGGACTTCCTCGCTGGTTTGGCCTTCCGGGTTTTCCATTGTACCCAGTATGTGCGGCACAGCTCTGACCCCTTATACACCCCAGAGCC GGACACATGCCATGAGTTGCTGGGTCACGTCCCCCTGCTAGCAGAGCCCAGTTTTGCCCAGTTTTCTCAGGAGATTGGTCTTGCGTCACTCGGGGCCTCAGATGACTCAGTTCAGAAACTCGCCACA TGCTATTTCTTTACGGTGGAGTTTGGCCTATGCAAGCAAGAAGGGCAGCTGCGAGCATATGGAGCGGGACTGCTATCATCTATAAGTGAGCTTAAG CATGCACTATCTGGCAATGCAAGGATAATGCCCTTTGACCCCAAAGTCACATCCAAACAAGAATGCATCATCACAACATTTCAGGATGTCTATTTTGTGTCAGACAGCTTTGAGGAGGCCAAAGTCAAGATGAG GGAGTTTGCCAAGACCATCAAGCGTCCCTTCACAGTCCGATACAACCCTTACACCCAGAGTGTGGATGTGCTGAAAGACACTCCCAGCATCAACAGCGTGGTGGAGGAGCTTCGGCACGAGCTTGACATTGTCGGTGACGCCCTCAGCCGGCTGAACAAGCAGCTGGGTATCTGA